Proteins from one Bacteriovorax sp. BAL6_X genomic window:
- the deoC gene encoding deoxyribose-phosphate aldolase: MQDIAQFIDHTLLKPEASSLQIKKLCQEANEYGFKSVCINPSNILEAKKHLDPTKSLICTVIGFPLGAMTTETKVFETKDAIEKGADEIDMVLNIGRLKEGNLEYVEQDIAAVVKAASGKVVKVIFETCLLNEKEIRLAAKASISAGASFIKTSTGFSSGGANPEVVSIMIDEAQGKCEIKASGGVRSLEDARKYLEMGVKRLGTSSGVAIMEGEKNITTSY; this comes from the coding sequence ATGCAAGACATCGCTCAATTTATTGACCACACTTTATTAAAGCCTGAAGCAAGTAGCCTACAAATTAAGAAGCTATGCCAAGAAGCTAATGAGTATGGCTTTAAGTCGGTATGCATAAACCCTAGTAATATCCTTGAAGCAAAGAAGCACCTAGATCCAACAAAGTCTCTTATTTGTACAGTGATTGGCTTCCCTCTTGGTGCCATGACAACAGAAACAAAAGTTTTTGAAACAAAGGATGCTATTGAAAAAGGTGCTGATGAAATCGACATGGTTTTAAATATAGGGAGATTAAAAGAAGGCAATCTTGAATATGTTGAGCAAGATATTGCAGCAGTTGTTAAGGCCGCAAGCGGAAAGGTTGTAAAAGTTATTTTTGAAACATGTCTATTGAATGAAAAAGAAATTCGTTTAGCGGCCAAAGCATCAATAAGTGCTGGAGCTAGCTTTATTAAAACTTCGACAGGGTTCTCAAGTGGGGGTGCAAACCCTGAAGTGGTCTCAATAATGATTGATGAGGCTCAAGGAAAGTGTGAAATTAAGGCTTCTGGTGGAGTTAGAAGTCTAGAAGATGCACGTAAATATCTAGAAATGGGTGTTAAAAGACTCGGAACAAGTTCTGGCGTCGCAATAATGGAAGGTGAAAAAAATATCACAACTTCTTACTAA
- a CDS encoding putative flagellar operon protein: MERVTHQLTISKHAKKRLLERQIHFSEIDYCRLNEAAHKLKLKGSKESLVITDEAAFILDIDRYCLITAVNKDELSDNIFTKIDATMIL; the protein is encoded by the coding sequence ATGGAGAGAGTCACACACCAATTAACAATTTCAAAACATGCAAAAAAGAGGCTTCTAGAACGCCAAATTCACTTTAGTGAAATCGACTATTGTCGCTTAAATGAAGCTGCTCATAAATTAAAGTTAAAAGGTTCAAAAGAATCCTTAGTAATCACTGATGAAGCTGCCTTTATTCTCGATATTGATCGTTATTGCCTAATAACGGCAGTGAACAAAGATGAACTTAGTGATAATATCTTTACCAAGATTGATGCAACAATGATCTTATAA
- a CDS encoding CpaF family protein, translating into MAENSVWKMLEDLSTKKGISEIVINGSKNVFVERAGEFIGLNVPLNKKDILEFSNEVALFNKKKFSNENPILDGRLPDGSRINIISEPYSSQGTSITIRKYLSNNFELDKHSQLFGISEKYIPFLKSLIKAKKNILISGGTGSGKTTFMNMLLKEVSQDERIITIEDTLELVVGNSNCVRLEAGLTSGKEGLSMSQLVKNTLRMRPDRIFIGEVRGAEVFDMIQAMNTGHDGSMTSIHANSPVECLQRVEALFLMAGFDLPYHVVRKYISTAVDFVIQLGRTDDGRRQVTQVMEVNSMEGSNILTTSVLEIENGELIFSGAVPSLANELAKKGELPTNYWNSL; encoded by the coding sequence ATGGCAGAAAATAGTGTGTGGAAAATGTTAGAAGACCTTTCAACGAAGAAAGGAATTTCTGAAATCGTGATTAACGGTTCAAAGAATGTTTTTGTTGAAAGAGCGGGAGAGTTTATTGGACTTAATGTTCCTCTTAATAAAAAAGATATTCTAGAATTTTCTAATGAAGTCGCACTGTTTAATAAGAAGAAGTTTTCAAATGAGAACCCAATCTTAGATGGAAGGCTACCAGACGGCTCACGTATTAATATTATAAGTGAACCATACTCTTCTCAAGGTACTTCTATTACAATTAGAAAGTATCTTTCAAATAACTTCGAATTAGATAAGCATTCTCAATTATTTGGTATTAGTGAAAAATATATACCTTTTTTAAAATCACTTATTAAGGCCAAAAAAAATATCTTAATCTCTGGTGGTACAGGTTCAGGGAAAACGACATTTATGAATATGCTTCTAAAAGAAGTTTCTCAAGATGAGAGAATTATTACAATTGAGGATACGTTAGAGTTAGTCGTTGGTAATTCAAATTGTGTAAGACTTGAGGCCGGTTTAACGAGTGGCAAAGAAGGTCTTTCAATGAGTCAGCTTGTAAAGAACACTCTTCGTATGAGACCTGATCGAATCTTTATCGGAGAGGTAAGAGGTGCCGAAGTTTTTGATATGATTCAGGCGATGAATACTGGGCACGATGGCAGCATGACTTCTATTCATGCTAATTCTCCAGTGGAGTGCTTACAAAGAGTTGAAGCACTATTTTTAATGGCCGGTTTTGATCTGCCATATCATGTTGTACGAAAATATATTTCAACTGCTGTCGACTTTGTTATTCAACTTGGAAGAACTGATGATGGACGAAGGCAAGTAACTCAGGTGATGGAAGTAAATAGTATGGAAGGAAGTAATATTCTTACGACCTCTGTTCTTGAGATAGAAAATGGTGAACTTATTTTTAGTGGAGCGGTACCAAGTCTTGCTAATGAGTTAGCGAAAAAAGGGGAGCTTCCAACTAATTATTGGAATAGTTTATAA
- a CDS encoding YtfJ family protein, translated as MNKIIIMALLCVSTLAMKPAIVEISGENGGRLNGKAWSSSELKDKVHVLFYVDPDEKDLNNHASEALAREKFDLTKYASIAIINMDATWLPNSILEGALEDKQKKYPNTLYVKDLEKVIVKKWKGIVKDDDSNILVFNKSGNLVYKINGKASAAQVKEMIAIIKKNL; from the coding sequence ATGAATAAGATTATTATAATGGCACTTTTATGTGTATCGACTTTAGCAATGAAGCCTGCAATTGTTGAAATCTCAGGTGAAAATGGCGGTCGACTAAATGGGAAGGCCTGGTCTTCATCAGAGCTAAAAGATAAAGTTCATGTTCTATTCTACGTCGATCCTGACGAAAAAGACCTTAATAATCATGCTTCAGAGGCCCTTGCACGTGAAAAGTTTGACCTAACAAAGTATGCTTCAATTGCAATTATAAATATGGATGCAACTTGGCTTCCAAACTCAATCTTAGAGGGTGCACTAGAAGATAAGCAAAAGAAATATCCCAACACACTTTATGTAAAAGACCTTGAAAAAGTAATCGTTAAAAAATGGAAAGGAATCGTTAAAGATGACGATTCAAATATCCTAGTTTTCAATAAGTCTGGTAACCTTGTTTACAAGATCAATGGAAAAGCAAGTGCTGCCCAGGTGAAAGAGATGATTGCAATTATTAAAAAGAATTTGTAG
- a CDS encoding transposase — protein MPRKPIIRTNLCPYHIYIRTNNKEWFDIPMSTVWNYCLKSIKYAQNHHPVEIQAFVLMTNHYHLLIWTPNCDIDRFMFFMNSHLSKLIRRETGRINRIFGDRYKWSIVKDQKYYQTVLRYIYQNPNRKGITQECQNYKFSTLSYVIQNEDLGFKLKEPIFGETKTFLEWVNQEDDKFSATKIKDALTRPEFKIKNNRTSRRI, from the coding sequence ATGCCAAGAAAACCAATAATTAGAACGAACCTTTGTCCATACCACATTTATATCCGAACAAATAATAAAGAGTGGTTTGATATTCCCATGTCGACCGTTTGGAACTATTGCTTGAAATCAATCAAATATGCACAAAACCATCATCCTGTCGAAATTCAAGCATTTGTCTTAATGACAAACCACTATCACCTCTTAATCTGGACTCCAAATTGTGACATCGATCGATTCATGTTCTTTATGAATTCTCACCTAAGTAAATTGATAAGAAGAGAGACAGGTCGGATTAACCGTATTTTTGGAGATCGCTATAAGTGGTCAATTGTTAAAGACCAAAAATATTATCAAACCGTACTACGTTATATTTATCAAAACCCGAATCGAAAAGGTATTACACAAGAATGTCAAAACTATAAATTTTCGACACTATCTTATGTTATACAAAATGAAGATTTAGGTTTTAAATTAAAAGAACCAATATTTGGAGAAACTAAAACTTTTTTAGAATGGGTAAACCAAGAAGATGATAAATTCTCAGCGACTAAAATTAAAGATGCTTTAACAAGGCCTGAATTTAAAATAAAAAATAATAGAACCTCTAGGCGTATTTAG
- a CDS encoding VCBS repeat-containing protein: MKYSLLLLSSALLVTSCSSRVIKKKEKKSKTKQVKLNYGPSKSSSKFVDVTEKMGLSGIKASRVYVYDINSDGREDLVFLNGNYSVPQFYLATDEGFVKAKNIYFEDDVQVTFLQFADLDKDGIVDVVTGIHNQKSALTKKPLVSYKGSSSRNNGIVFRKFGETSFDFIAPISNVNIFDYDNDGYLDFFVANWFDRNKEGEAIENRLFTYKKGKVFEISGALTSELDQRGDTYINIAPTFSSSICDINNDGVPDILTSNSAGHPNKLWLSTKRGKNTVYTDAGQSSGYSMDTITSGGRYNGGNSTFAICGDYNNDGYYDIAMGEISHSLDLASRDRSSILTNKGLKKISFIRTEYTNDEAKANWNQGDMRGLWSDLNNDGLIDLIVDNSGFPPHSRLVSFVQENDHELVNRAPDLGIDIVNPSSTVVLDFNDDGRMDILTIQTNTRDFRIGPRVYLFENQLPQKNFIKLKLIGKKSNKEAYGAKIIADTDKGSTLTRQHFPSFGQFQPQNTSYIHIGLGEEKVNEVVVEWPYLLKNGKKLRKTYPVLMNSTTIIKE, translated from the coding sequence ATGAAATATTCTCTCCTGTTACTTTCTTCGGCCTTACTCGTAACTTCTTGCTCTAGTAGGGTTATCAAAAAGAAAGAAAAGAAATCAAAAACTAAACAAGTAAAGCTCAATTATGGGCCAAGTAAGTCCTCTTCAAAATTTGTCGATGTGACAGAAAAAATGGGCCTAAGTGGTATTAAGGCCTCACGTGTTTACGTTTATGATATTAACAGTGATGGAAGAGAGGATCTCGTTTTCTTAAATGGAAATTATTCTGTTCCTCAGTTTTACTTGGCCACAGACGAAGGCTTCGTTAAAGCTAAGAATATCTATTTTGAAGATGATGTTCAGGTGACATTTTTACAATTTGCAGACCTTGATAAGGATGGGATCGTTGACGTTGTGACAGGGATTCATAACCAGAAGTCGGCCTTAACAAAAAAACCTCTTGTTTCATATAAGGGAAGCTCGTCCCGAAATAATGGAATTGTATTTAGAAAGTTTGGTGAAACTAGCTTTGACTTTATAGCACCAATTTCCAATGTAAATATCTTTGACTACGACAATGATGGGTACTTAGATTTTTTTGTCGCTAATTGGTTTGATCGCAATAAAGAAGGGGAGGCAATTGAAAACCGTCTCTTTACTTATAAGAAAGGTAAGGTCTTCGAAATCTCAGGTGCTCTAACAAGTGAACTAGACCAGCGTGGTGATACATATATAAATATAGCTCCTACCTTTTCTTCAAGTATTTGTGATATCAATAATGACGGAGTCCCTGATATTTTAACGAGTAACTCTGCTGGTCATCCAAATAAGCTTTGGCTTTCAACAAAGCGTGGGAAAAATACTGTCTACACTGATGCTGGCCAGAGTTCTGGTTACAGCATGGATACAATCACTAGTGGTGGCCGCTATAACGGAGGGAATTCTACCTTTGCCATATGTGGTGATTATAATAATGATGGCTACTACGACATTGCCATGGGAGAAATCTCTCACTCGCTTGATCTAGCCTCGCGCGATCGTTCAAGTATTTTGACGAATAAGGGCCTTAAGAAGATATCATTCATCCGTACTGAGTATACAAACGATGAGGCGAAGGCCAATTGGAACCAAGGTGATATGAGAGGGCTTTGGAGTGACTTAAATAACGATGGGCTTATTGATTTAATTGTTGATAACTCTGGCTTTCCGCCTCACTCAAGACTTGTCTCATTTGTACAAGAAAATGATCATGAGTTAGTTAACCGTGCGCCAGATCTTGGAATTGATATTGTTAATCCAAGCTCAACTGTCGTCCTAGACTTTAACGATGATGGTAGAATGGATATTCTAACGATTCAAACAAATACTCGTGATTTTAGAATAGGACCGAGAGTTTATTTATTCGAAAATCAACTCCCGCAAAAGAATTTTATCAAACTTAAACTCATTGGAAAAAAGTCTAATAAAGAAGCTTATGGTGCGAAGATCATCGCAGATACTGATAAGGGGAGTACTCTTACTCGCCAGCATTTTCCGTCATTTGGTCAATTTCAGCCACAAAACACATCTTATATTCATATTGGTCTTGGAGAAGAAAAGGTTAATGAAGTCGTCGTTGAATGGCCTTATTTGTTAAAAAATGGGAAGAAGCTTAGAAAAACATATCCTGTTTTAATGAACTCAACGACAATCATAAAAGAGTAG
- a CDS encoding acyl-CoA dehydrogenase family protein: MSEEKQMMDSIVGDLFFGEVKEDNVFPYPGFTDEQQDFGREMVNAVNKFCEGTLDGEKMDHEGVIPPEVMQGLAELGLFGMGVHEDLGGLGLDYTLYSRVFAEVASFDGAVATMIGAHQSIGYRALLNEGTEEQKAKWLPQLASGEKLAAFCLTEPGSGSDAYSIKTKAVDNGDGTYTITGQKLWITNAGTAEFYSVFCKTDHEVDGETKEKISCFVIEKGMEGLSFGEKENKMGIRASETRAVYFDKVIVPKENILGELGKGFKIAMNVLNSGRLSLGAGCVGGMKTILKLATEHAKGRKQFGAPIAEFGLIQDKLALMAARIYATESIVYMTTGNMCKGLNDYYLETAVCKIYGSESLWEVVDQGMQIAAGNGYMKEYPYERIMRDSRINMIFEGTNEILRIFLALSGIRNPSESMKALGKAADVSKALQDPIKSVGVLTNFAKGRLSKMIGQRLITKHHAKLDKEAGKFNSLLGQFAIQVENTLMKYGKNIIGNELPQKRIAEMAMNLYVMLAVISRTTSILNSDKIEQDKKDYALNLARVALKDARAIVVTNLKAMTSHDDKVVKETSDQVCANDGYGLDIINF; encoded by the coding sequence ATGAGTGAAGAAAAGCAAATGATGGACTCCATTGTTGGAGATCTATTCTTTGGTGAAGTTAAAGAAGACAATGTATTTCCATACCCTGGTTTTACTGATGAGCAGCAAGACTTTGGGCGAGAAATGGTGAACGCTGTAAATAAGTTCTGTGAGGGGACTTTAGACGGTGAGAAAATGGATCATGAGGGTGTGATCCCACCAGAAGTAATGCAAGGTCTAGCTGAACTTGGGCTTTTTGGAATGGGTGTTCATGAAGATCTAGGTGGTCTTGGCCTTGACTATACTCTTTATAGTCGCGTTTTTGCAGAAGTTGCCTCTTTTGATGGTGCAGTTGCAACAATGATTGGTGCTCACCAGTCAATTGGTTACCGCGCATTACTTAATGAAGGAACTGAAGAACAGAAGGCAAAGTGGCTTCCACAACTTGCTTCAGGTGAAAAGTTAGCGGCATTTTGTTTAACTGAGCCAGGATCAGGTTCTGATGCATATTCGATTAAAACAAAGGCCGTTGATAATGGTGATGGTACATATACAATCACTGGACAGAAACTTTGGATCACTAATGCTGGAACTGCAGAGTTCTACTCAGTATTTTGTAAGACAGATCACGAAGTAGACGGAGAAACAAAAGAGAAAATCTCTTGCTTTGTTATTGAAAAGGGAATGGAAGGTCTTTCATTTGGTGAAAAAGAAAATAAGATGGGAATACGTGCATCTGAAACACGTGCAGTCTACTTTGATAAAGTAATTGTTCCTAAAGAGAATATTCTTGGTGAACTTGGGAAAGGTTTTAAGATTGCGATGAACGTTCTTAACTCTGGACGTCTATCACTTGGCGCTGGATGTGTTGGTGGAATGAAAACAATTCTTAAACTTGCAACTGAGCACGCAAAGGGCCGTAAGCAATTTGGTGCGCCTATTGCTGAGTTTGGTCTTATTCAAGATAAGCTTGCTCTTATGGCAGCAAGAATCTATGCTACAGAGTCAATCGTATACATGACTACTGGTAATATGTGTAAAGGTCTAAATGATTACTACCTAGAAACTGCTGTTTGTAAAATTTATGGTTCTGAATCTCTATGGGAAGTTGTTGACCAGGGGATGCAGATTGCAGCTGGTAATGGTTATATGAAAGAGTATCCGTATGAAAGAATTATGAGAGACTCACGTATTAATATGATCTTTGAAGGAACAAATGAAATTCTAAGAATCTTCCTTGCTCTTTCTGGTATTAGAAACCCGTCTGAAAGTATGAAAGCACTTGGTAAAGCGGCTGACGTTTCAAAGGCACTTCAAGATCCGATTAAGTCTGTTGGTGTTTTAACGAACTTTGCAAAAGGTCGTCTATCAAAGATGATTGGACAACGTCTAATTACTAAGCACCACGCAAAACTAGATAAAGAAGCTGGTAAGTTTAACTCTCTTTTAGGTCAATTTGCGATTCAAGTTGAAAATACTCTAATGAAGTATGGGAAGAATATTATTGGAAATGAGCTTCCACAAAAGAGAATTGCTGAAATGGCAATGAACCTTTACGTTATGCTTGCTGTAATTTCTCGTACAACTTCAATACTTAACAGTGATAAAATTGAACAAGATAAGAAAGACTACGCCCTAAACCTTGCGCGTGTAGCACTTAAAGATGCAAGAGCTATTGTCGTGACAAACCTTAAGGCAATGACTTCACATGATGACAAAGTTGTTAAAGAAACTTCTGATCAAGTTTGTGCAAATGATGGTTACGGTCTAGATATCATCAACTTCTAA
- a CDS encoding type II secretion system protein N translates to MTKKKGFFSKIKSKLSKQQDDSEYSEHEETLHDGEEYEEEYEGEVYEEDVDVPLPPPPAAQLDDHQEDEHVLEDPTLEVYIDDLEASEEDAGFLSKLKSKLSNKSKDNTEDEDSEEFSDDEEDELEADSDNKYNVMQRMLDKIKSKTEDFDLSKVSAGKRGKAHQSGAQYFLPNLLSNESRPKIHHYFLILLTCAFLYQIGKFAALFLSGKDSSAKFQTNFSRPTTYDHNPSIANIRNYNPFNIQEDENEKTETKVKRPKNVVKVCISADQESRLGFKLLNTIVLQNSKKSVASISNRGKVENVRVGGKINNIAEIGSITRQKVIFKNLRTGECEFIANVDEKAKRFARKANTKILPPSRAKEVMPEFNKDIKVEGNNFKIKKELRDSLLSNIGDVLTQAKAITIKNPDGSLCFKMTEVKPGSIYSYLNVQNDDIICEINGAKIENMNQIMGMFGKIKSTDYYELGIKRNGVQQSYNYNFVE, encoded by the coding sequence ATGACGAAAAAGAAAGGATTCTTTTCAAAAATTAAATCAAAGTTATCCAAGCAACAGGATGACAGTGAATATAGTGAGCATGAAGAAACTCTTCACGATGGCGAAGAGTACGAGGAAGAGTATGAAGGCGAAGTCTACGAAGAAGATGTCGACGTCCCACTTCCTCCTCCACCAGCAGCTCAACTAGACGATCATCAAGAAGATGAGCATGTGTTGGAAGATCCAACTCTAGAAGTCTATATTGATGATCTTGAAGCTTCAGAAGAAGACGCTGGCTTCTTATCAAAGCTAAAGAGTAAGCTTTCTAACAAATCGAAAGATAATACAGAAGACGAAGACTCTGAAGAATTTTCAGATGATGAAGAAGACGAACTAGAAGCAGACTCAGACAATAAGTACAATGTCATGCAACGCATGCTTGATAAGATTAAGTCTAAAACAGAAGACTTTGACTTATCAAAAGTAAGCGCTGGCAAAAGAGGAAAAGCTCACCAGTCAGGTGCCCAATATTTTCTTCCAAACCTTCTAAGTAATGAGTCTCGTCCAAAGATTCATCACTATTTCTTAATTCTCTTAACTTGTGCCTTCTTATATCAGATTGGAAAGTTTGCCGCTCTTTTTCTAAGTGGAAAAGATAGCAGCGCAAAATTCCAAACAAACTTTAGTCGCCCTACTACATACGACCACAATCCATCGATTGCTAATATTAGAAATTACAACCCTTTTAATATTCAAGAAGATGAAAATGAAAAAACAGAAACAAAAGTTAAACGTCCAAAGAACGTTGTTAAGGTTTGTATCTCGGCCGATCAAGAATCTAGGCTTGGCTTTAAGCTGTTAAATACGATCGTTCTACAAAATTCAAAGAAGTCAGTTGCCAGTATTTCTAACCGTGGAAAAGTTGAAAACGTACGTGTTGGTGGGAAGATCAATAATATCGCAGAGATTGGAAGCATCACTCGCCAAAAAGTTATCTTTAAAAACTTAAGAACTGGTGAATGTGAATTCATTGCAAATGTTGATGAGAAAGCGAAACGTTTTGCACGCAAGGCCAACACGAAAATTCTACCTCCAAGTAGAGCGAAAGAAGTTATGCCTGAATTCAATAAAGATATTAAGGTTGAAGGAAATAACTTTAAAATCAAGAAAGAACTTCGTGACTCTCTTCTAAGCAATATTGGAGACGTTCTTACTCAGGCCAAGGCCATAACAATTAAGAATCCAGATGGATCACTTTGCTTCAAAATGACAGAAGTAAAACCTGGTTCAATCTATTCATATTTAAATGTTCAAAATGATGACATAATTTGTGAAATTAACGGCGCAAAGATCGAAAACATGAATCAAATTATGGGAATGTTTGGAAAAATTAAGTCTACGGACTATTACGAACTCGGTATTAAAAGAAACGGAGTTCAGCAAAGCTACAACTACAATTTTGTCGAATAA
- the gspD gene encoding type II secretion system secretin GspD, protein MKKLFLNLSALSLLCLAADPAQAQFRQFKSKTKVNRDTTPSAANLLNSGNPQSGSDAFGRTAVQPKKSDDAYVNLNPETAFGPEIVTSFDFEDTSLQDLTKHMQKLTGLNLIIDKDLKGKISISAPTPITVGDAWKAYLAALNMNGLTMVKSGAFYKIVQARDIRYIPTKIYTGNYVPETENYLMKIIALKNIDSTEVSRSFRPFMSRYGRIIEIKQTNTIIIQDTGSNINRLMSLIKFIDVPGHEETLQIIPVKNTSASEIAKLLDKILKDDTSKKTSSRRSSDGGGQVISKLTAEPRTNSIIAMANSSGAKRLKELINKLDVELVASNNEQIHVYYLYHGDAEDMSKTLSELVSGSKSRSSSSTRRTSRFSRTSNDDNNELFNAEVRITADKSNNALVVTASPTDWLTLEKVIKKLDQPKDQVFIEGLVMETNISKSRDLGVSIVGAYGSGAVDKAGSINGTSGSILTQLISGTWTSIGGLFAGIGLGNEIETEINGQTVKIDSVNALVSAIASNGDTNVLSTPQLLVQDNTEGVFEVGEKIPVPKETQASNGSTTTSLETQNVTLKMKITPQINKVTRYIKLKIDQNFEDFSSRALPSGVQAVGVGTVVRSAVTTVTVRDRDTIAMGGMMRDKTTDSVSKVPLLGDIPVLGWLFKNTTTQTEKLNMLMFLTPKILDNYQEDVASTVKENLNRRASHLKEFHGEKDPFKSTAKGLYNKAQKQEQGPLYDEQRNKYYKQQNQDSVMNESVNEPSYNDIVQKVNAKKSATKKAPAVKVKSSNKEVVIKK, encoded by the coding sequence ATGAAGAAACTATTTTTAAATCTCTCAGCACTATCTTTACTATGTCTGGCCGCAGATCCGGCACAGGCACAGTTTAGACAATTTAAATCAAAAACGAAGGTTAATCGAGATACGACTCCTTCTGCTGCCAATCTACTCAATAGTGGGAATCCACAATCAGGAAGTGATGCTTTTGGTAGAACAGCGGTCCAACCAAAAAAATCTGACGATGCTTACGTTAACTTAAACCCAGAAACTGCATTCGGGCCAGAGATTGTTACAAGCTTTGATTTTGAAGACACTTCCCTACAAGACCTAACAAAACATATGCAAAAGCTTACGGGTCTTAATCTTATTATCGACAAAGACCTTAAAGGAAAGATTTCAATTTCGGCACCGACTCCAATTACGGTTGGTGATGCGTGGAAAGCATATTTAGCGGCACTTAATATGAATGGCCTAACAATGGTTAAATCTGGTGCTTTTTACAAGATCGTACAAGCAAGAGATATTCGCTACATCCCAACAAAAATTTACACAGGTAACTATGTTCCAGAAACAGAAAATTACCTAATGAAGATTATTGCTCTAAAAAATATTGATTCGACTGAAGTTTCTCGTTCATTTAGACCTTTCATGTCTCGTTACGGGCGTATTATTGAGATCAAACAAACAAATACAATTATCATTCAGGATACTGGTTCTAACATTAATCGTTTAATGAGTTTAATTAAGTTTATCGATGTTCCAGGACACGAAGAAACTCTTCAAATTATTCCTGTTAAGAATACTTCAGCTTCTGAAATTGCTAAACTATTAGATAAGATTCTAAAAGATGATACATCGAAGAAGACTTCTTCAAGAAGAAGTTCAGACGGTGGAGGGCAAGTTATTTCAAAACTTACAGCTGAGCCACGTACAAACTCAATTATTGCCATGGCAAACTCAAGTGGAGCAAAGAGACTGAAGGAGCTTATTAATAAGCTTGATGTTGAGTTAGTTGCTTCAAATAACGAACAAATCCACGTTTACTACCTCTATCATGGTGATGCAGAAGATATGTCAAAAACATTATCTGAGCTTGTTAGTGGATCAAAGTCGAGATCATCATCGAGTACGAGAAGGACTTCTCGTTTTTCTAGAACTTCAAATGATGACAATAACGAACTATTCAATGCAGAAGTAAGAATCACTGCCGATAAATCAAATAACGCTCTTGTTGTTACGGCCTCACCTACTGACTGGCTTACACTTGAAAAAGTTATTAAGAAACTAGATCAACCAAAAGACCAAGTATTTATCGAAGGTCTTGTGATGGAAACAAATATCTCAAAGTCACGTGACCTAGGTGTCTCTATTGTTGGAGCATACGGTTCAGGTGCAGTTGATAAAGCTGGTTCGATTAACGGTACTTCAGGCTCAATACTTACTCAACTAATCTCTGGGACTTGGACTTCGATTGGGGGTCTATTTGCAGGAATTGGACTTGGTAACGAAATTGAGACAGAGATCAATGGTCAAACTGTTAAGATCGACTCTGTTAACGCTCTAGTATCAGCTATTGCAAGCAACGGTGATACAAATGTTTTATCGACACCTCAACTACTTGTTCAAGATAATACGGAAGGTGTATTTGAAGTTGGTGAAAAAATTCCTGTACCGAAGGAAACGCAAGCATCAAACGGTTCAACAACAACATCACTTGAAACACAAAACGTTACGTTAAAAATGAAGATAACTCCTCAGATAAACAAGGTAACGAGATATATTAAGCTAAAAATTGACCAAAACTTTGAAGATTTCTCAAGTCGAGCACTACCATCTGGTGTACAAGCTGTAGGTGTTGGTACTGTTGTAAGAAGTGCTGTAACGACAGTAACTGTTCGTGATCGCGATACAATTGCAATGGGCGGTATGATGAGAGATAAAACAACTGATTCTGTAAGTAAGGTTCCCCTACTTGGTGATATCCCAGTTCTTGGTTGGTTATTTAAGAACACGACGACTCAAACAGAAAAACTCAATATGTTAATGTTCCTAACGCCAAAGATTCTTGATAACTACCAAGAAGATGTTGCAAGTACTGTAAAAGAGAACTTAAACCGTCGTGCTTCACACCTCAAAGAGTTCCACGGTGAAAAAGACCCATTCAAGTCAACAGCGAAAGGTCTTTACAACAAGGCACAAAAACAAGAGCAAGGTCCACTATATGATGAGCAACGTAATAAGTATTACAAGCAACAAAATCAGGATAGCGTTATGAACGAATCTGTAAATGAGCCAAGCTACAATGATATCGTTCAAAAAGTAAACGCAAAGAAATCGGCAACGAAGAAGGCACCAGCTGTAAAAGTTAAGTCTTCAAATAAAGAAGTTGTGATTAAGAAGTAA